A section of the Streptococcus oriscaviae genome encodes:
- the yidA gene encoding sugar-phosphatase translates to MTIKLVAIDIDGTLLNSKHEITPQVYSAIQDAKKAGVHIVIATGRPISGVEKILSDLNLTDRGDYVITFNGGLVQDVGTGQEVVKDLLTYEDYLDIELTARKLKLPMHASTKAGMYTANRNIGKYTVYEAMLVNSPVFYRTPEEMMDKEIIKVMMVDEPHVLDAAIPSLPSSLTERFNVAKSAPFYLEVTPKTANKGLAIKRLAQQLGLTLDQTMAIGDQENDRPMLEVVGAPVVMENGSAELKKIAKYITKSNDESGVAHAIREWVLK, encoded by the coding sequence ATGAAATCACACCTCAAGTCTATTCGGCCATTCAAGATGCTAAAAAAGCTGGCGTTCATATTGTGATTGCGACCGGCCGCCCCATCTCAGGTGTGGAAAAAATCTTATCTGACCTAAATTTAACAGACCGAGGAGATTATGTCATCACCTTTAACGGCGGCTTGGTGCAGGATGTTGGAACAGGTCAAGAAGTTGTAAAAGACCTTTTAACCTATGAAGACTATCTGGATATTGAACTAACAGCTCGCAAGCTGAAGCTGCCAATGCACGCAAGTACAAAGGCTGGTATGTACACCGCCAACCGCAACATCGGAAAATACACCGTTTATGAAGCCATGCTTGTCAACTCGCCTGTCTTCTATCGCACTCCTGAGGAAATGATGGACAAAGAAATCATCAAGGTGATGATGGTCGATGAACCACATGTCTTGGATGCTGCCATTCCTTCTTTACCATCCAGCCTCACCGAGCGCTTCAACGTAGCCAAATCGGCTCCTTTCTATCTTGAAGTAACGCCTAAAACAGCCAATAAGGGACTGGCCATCAAGCGCCTGGCCCAACAACTGGGCTTGACCTTGGACCAAACCATGGCTATTGGAGATCAGGAAAATGATCGTCCTATGCTGGAAGTCGTGGGCGCACCAGTTGTCATGGAAAACGGGAGTGCTGAACTGAAAAAAATCGCCAAATACATTACCAAATCCAACGACGAAAGCGGCGTTGCACACGCTATTCGAGAATGGGTTTTGAAATAA